Proteins encoded by one window of Govania unica:
- a CDS encoding TonB-dependent receptor encodes MAQSAAIHNLEEIIVTAKQRSETLQEVPLAITVFNQETIDKIGMKDARDLAQFTPSLIFFSSTGRNDASAIIMRGLSANTTLAQFQGVSIFIDGIPVSGQLSSLDLSELERVEVIKGPQSATFGRATYAGAIDFISKTPESNDFTGRVRAEMSTHHGSTNYDVGLAFTTPLVQDKLWLSMNASSKKIGSRSEMPDGRGVGGEKTDSFGVSAYFKPTDQTSFKLRVAYDSDHDETPLIQVQTLQEWQAAGVNLMPVMPLNALGKPTGTLPWFYPNGSIPNPVFGTTGCDGKDRGRPSDCGNDRNRWFVSLIAEHEFDNGYELSYRGGYYNQTVHNSTDFTYRSSAGDPFFSVNFPNLVPTAKTTANVTQSQDEYRNHSHQIRLISPGSNAFRWRVGGFYSDDKRHFIQHSSKTTANPTGQPFGDMSVETYSVFGGASYDLTSRLTAEVEARYQIENVTLESCPTCTVNTPGSNERSKAFLPRVTAQFKASDDVMIYALYSYGTKSGRINTSRNAVTGEFTYVDPEKLDNYEFGVKSNLFGGRALLNIAGFYQNVRDQQFSTQIPGSTSADIANVGKSRIYGFEVDAAAQVTNSWLLTGNVGYANHRYDSDFLPGLPTNADVQALIASGSTLKGKTSVNLPRWTAAAASEYSFPVASYEGRFRVDVSYLGERYGDIANLIDLKPVTRVNAKLSVGKDAWEMSLFVKDLFDNKRPLGTTSNMFSCLYPSAGGAGQRCLAVAIPRGRELGANVNYRF; translated from the coding sequence ATGGCGCAATCCGCGGCCATCCACAATCTGGAAGAAATTATCGTTACCGCCAAACAGCGGAGCGAAACCCTGCAGGAAGTGCCGCTTGCCATCACCGTCTTCAACCAGGAGACGATTGACAAGATTGGCATGAAGGATGCGCGTGATCTGGCGCAGTTCACGCCGTCGCTGATCTTTTTCAGCAGTACAGGCCGCAATGATGCAAGTGCGATTATCATGCGCGGTTTGTCGGCCAACACCACTCTTGCCCAGTTCCAGGGCGTCTCGATTTTTATCGATGGCATTCCGGTGAGTGGCCAGCTGAGCAGCCTTGATCTCAGTGAACTTGAGCGCGTAGAGGTTATCAAAGGTCCTCAAAGTGCGACATTTGGTCGTGCGACATATGCCGGCGCCATTGATTTTATTTCGAAAACGCCAGAGTCGAATGATTTTACCGGCCGCGTCCGCGCCGAAATGTCGACTCACCACGGCAGCACCAATTATGATGTAGGTCTCGCTTTCACCACGCCGCTTGTGCAAGACAAGCTGTGGCTGTCCATGAACGCGAGCAGCAAGAAGATCGGGTCGCGATCCGAAATGCCCGATGGTCGTGGCGTTGGCGGTGAAAAGACCGACAGCTTCGGTGTTTCGGCATATTTCAAGCCGACCGACCAGACAAGCTTCAAGCTGCGTGTCGCTTATGATTCCGATCATGACGAAACACCGCTCATCCAGGTCCAGACGCTTCAGGAATGGCAAGCTGCCGGCGTCAATCTCATGCCTGTCATGCCGTTGAATGCCCTCGGTAAGCCAACAGGCACTTTGCCTTGGTTTTACCCGAACGGGTCGATCCCCAACCCCGTTTTCGGGACCACGGGCTGTGATGGGAAAGACCGTGGCCGTCCGTCGGACTGCGGCAATGACCGCAATCGCTGGTTTGTCTCCTTGATTGCCGAACATGAATTCGACAACGGCTATGAATTGAGCTATCGCGGCGGTTATTACAACCAGACGGTTCACAACAGCACCGACTTTACCTATCGTTCAAGTGCCGGGGATCCATTCTTCAGCGTCAATTTCCCGAACCTGGTGCCGACCGCCAAAACCACTGCCAACGTGACCCAGTCACAGGATGAATATCGCAATCATAGCCATCAGATTCGACTGATTTCGCCAGGCAGCAATGCCTTTCGCTGGCGTGTCGGTGGTTTCTATTCCGATGATAAGCGTCATTTCATTCAACATAGCAGCAAGACCACAGCAAACCCGACCGGTCAGCCTTTCGGCGATATGTCGGTCGAGACTTACTCGGTCTTTGGTGGTGCAAGCTATGATTTGACGTCGCGCTTGACGGCAGAAGTCGAAGCCCGTTATCAGATCGAAAACGTGACACTTGAATCTTGCCCGACCTGCACGGTCAATACGCCCGGTTCAAACGAGCGTAGCAAGGCATTCCTGCCGCGCGTCACCGCTCAGTTCAAGGCGAGCGATGATGTCATGATTTATGCGCTCTATTCCTATGGCACAAAGAGCGGCCGCATCAATACCTCGCGCAATGCTGTGACCGGCGAATTCACCTATGTGGATCCTGAAAAACTCGACAACTATGAATTCGGGGTGAAGAGCAATTTATTCGGCGGCCGTGCGCTTCTGAATATTGCAGGCTTCTATCAGAATGTTCGCGATCAGCAATTCTCGACCCAGATTCCGGGCTCTACCAGCGCGGATATTGCAAACGTCGGCAAATCGCGAATTTACGGCTTTGAAGTCGATGCCGCCGCTCAGGTCACCAATAGCTGGTTGCTGACTGGCAATGTTGGTTACGCCAATCATAGATATGATTCCGATTTCCTCCCCGGCTTGCCGACCAATGCCGACGTTCAGGCATTGATCGCTTCGGGGTCGACATTGAAAGGAAAAACCTCGGTCAATCTGCCGCGTTGGACTGCGGCGGCTGCTTCCGAATATAGTTTTCCAGTCGCGTCCTATGAAGGCCGTTTCCGTGTGGATGTCAGTTATCTTGGCGAGCGCTATGGCGATATTGCCAACCTGATTGATCTGAAGCCGGTCACGCGTGTCAATGCCAAGCTTTCAGTTGGCAAAGACGCCTGGGAAATGTCGCTTTTTGTCAAGGACCTGTTTGACAACAAACGTCCTCTCGGTACGACCAGCAATATGTTCAGCTGTCTCTATCCGTCGGCAGGTGGTGCGGGTCAGCGTTGCCTTGCGGTTGCTATTCCGCGCGGCCGTGAACTTGGTGCTAATGTGAATTACCGTTTCTAA